The DNA window TGCAATTTCGGTGGATTGTAGCGGAAGGGCGGCGACTCCAGCCGGATGAGTGAGACAGATAAGCCATCGCAGGCGAACGCTTAAGCGTCGGCGATGGCTTATCGCTCACCCGGCGGAAAGCGTCCGCCCTGAAGCGGAAATCCTATGCGGAAACTTCTTACGACGCATTATTTCTAAAAAGTGGCATACCTTAAGTTGTTTGGAGAAAACTATTGGCATAACATTAATCTTATAATTTCCTAATCCACAAAAAAATCCACGAGAATCAATTCCTCGTGGATTTCTATTATTTACTTACTTTTAACTCGTATAGACCGCCGCTGGATTCAATAATATGATCGGGGCTCTTTTCCCAATTTTTCCAGTCTTGCTCTGATTCCCATGCCACTACGACTAGAACCTCTTCTTCACCGCGACGTACCTTTTTTACAAGTACTTCAAGCTTTACAAAGCCTGATTGCTTTTCGATAAGCCCTTCACCATGAAAACGGTCAGCGAAAAGTTGGGAAGTTCCTTCATTAACAATTATTTAATTGCCTCTAAAACTGCATCAATTTTAGCGTTTTCTGACTCAATACCACCACCTGATAAGTACCAAGCTTCTGGATCTAAGTAATATACTTTGCCATTTTTAACGGCATTTGTTTTACTTACGATTTCATTTTCAATCGCTGCTTTTGTACCAGATTCTCCTTCAATAGCTACTGCATCTCGATCAACAACGAATAAGATATCAGGGTTTTTCTCAAGCACATATTCATATGAAACGTTTTGACCATGTGTAGAAACTTCTAGGTTTTCATCAACCGCTTTAAAGCCATATACATCATGAATTACACCAAAACGTGAACCAGGACCGTATGCACTTAATTCTCCTTCAGAAGCAAGTACTACTAAAGCTTTTTCTTCTATACTTTCAGTTTTTCCTGCTAATTCTGCAACTTTTGCATCAATTTCTTCTAATGCTGCAGTTGCTTCTTCTTCTTTGCCGAACATTTTACCAGCTAATTCTGTATTAGCTTTAAAAGAGTTCATATAGTCAGTAGTATCTAATCCAACATAAACTGTTGGAGCAATTTTACTTAATTCTTCATAAGCATCTGCTTGTCGACCAGAAATGAAAATGACATCTGGGTTCATCATACTGATAGCTTCGAAATCTGGTTCTTTTAATGCTCCAGCATTTTTGTATGTAGCTTCATCTGCATATTTGCTTAAGTATGTCGGAAGGCTACTTGAAGATACCGAAGCTACATCAACTCCAAGTGCATCTAATGTATCTAAGAAACCATAGTCAAACACAACAACTGTTTCTGGTTTTGCATCAAGCGTAACTTCTTTATATCCCTCTGGTTGTGCAATTGTTAATGGGTAAACGGAAGCTTCTTCTGCTCCTCCAGTTGTTTCTTCAGCTGCTTTTTCATCTTTATTTGACACATCTTCTTTTGTTTCATCATTTGAACCACATGCTGCTAATACTAATAACAGTAATGCAAACATAATTGCTAAAAATTTATACTTTTTCATTTGTAAACTACTCCCTTTTCTTATGAATTAAAATATACACAAATGCGGCAGCTATTCATTTCTTGGATAGGAATATCCATATCATAAATCTCTTTAAGCGCATCCGAATTAATGATTTCATGTGTTGGCCCGTCTTTAATGACACGACCATCTTTTAATGCAACGATATAATCCGAATAAACGGAAGCAAAGTTAATATCGTGTAAAACTATTACAACTGTTTTACCAAGTTCTTCTACAAGCTTGCGAAGAATCTTCATAATTTGAACGGAATGCTTCATATCCAAATTATTTAATGGCTCATCTAACAATATATATTCTGTATCTTGCGCGATAACCATTGCAATGAAAGCACGCTGGCGTTGACCACCAGAAAGCTCGTCTAAATAATTATTCTCTAAATCAGATAAGTTCATATACTCAATTGCTTGATCGACCATTTTAGTATCCTCAGCGTTTAAACGGCCTTTTGAATAAGGAAAACGACCAAATGACACTAATTCACGAATGGTTAAACGCACATTCATATAATTCGATTGCTTTAAAATGGACACGCGTTTTGAAAACTCATCGGATTTCCATTTACGAACATTTGATTTATCTAGTAAAACTTCCCCTGTGTCTGCGTCCATTAAACGACTTACCATCGACAAAAGTGTAGATTTCCCAGCTCCATTAGGTCCAATAAACGAAGTAATTTTTCCTGACTGGATATTCACGCTAACATTGTCCACAACTGGCTTTTTAGCAAAATATTTGGTTACCTCTTTTACTTGGATCATGATGTAGCTCGACTCTCCTTTAATAATAAATAAATGAAGTAAATCCCACCGAGAAAGTTAATAATTACGCTAAGTGTTGTGTCGAATGTAAATATACGTTCAACAATCCACTGTCCGCCAATTAAAGCAATTAAACTCATTAAGCTTGCTCCCGTTATGAGTACTGAGTGTTTATAGGTGTTAAAGAATTGATAAGATAAGTTTGCAACGATTAATCCGAAGAATGTAATCGGACCAACTAGCCCTGTTGAAGTAGCAATTAATATAGCTGACAGAACTAGCATTCTTTTTACTATTTTGTCGTAATTCACACCTAGGTTAATGGCATTGTCTCGGCCTAATGACAATACATCCAACTCTCGAATAGTGCGCCATCCATACATAATCGATAACACAATAATGACCATTGCAATCCAAACCAAATCACCATTCACGTTATTAAAGCTTGCAAACATCTTATTTTGTAAGCTTGTAAACTCATTCGGATCTATTAGTACTTGAAGGAAAGTTGAAATACTTCCCAAAAAAGTTCCCATAATAATCCCAACAAGCAGCAAGAAATAGATTGGACGTTTCCCTGCGTTAAATAAAAAGCGATAAAGTAGAAGTGCAAAGACGATCATCGCTAAAACAGATATAAAGAAATTATAATTTTTGTT is part of the Psychrobacillus sp. FSL H8-0483 genome and encodes:
- a CDS encoding antibiotic biosynthesis monooxygenase, with translation MIVNEGTSQLFADRFHGEGLIEKQSGFVKLEVLVKKVRRGEEEVLVVVAWESEQDWKNWEKSPDHIIESSGGLYELKVSK
- a CDS encoding siderophore ABC transporter substrate-binding protein — encoded protein: MKKYKFLAIMFALLLLVLAACGSNDETKEDVSNKDEKAAEETTGGAEEASVYPLTIAQPEGYKEVTLDAKPETVVVFDYGFLDTLDALGVDVASVSSSSLPTYLSKYADEATYKNAGALKEPDFEAISMMNPDVIFISGRQADAYEELSKIAPTVYVGLDTTDYMNSFKANTELAGKMFGKEEEATAALEEIDAKVAELAGKTESIEEKALVVLASEGELSAYGPGSRFGVIHDVYGFKAVDENLEVSTHGQNVSYEYVLEKNPDILFVVDRDAVAIEGESGTKAAIENEIVSKTNAVKNGKVYYLDPEAWYLSGGGIESENAKIDAVLEAIK
- a CDS encoding ABC transporter ATP-binding protein: MIQVKEVTKYFAKKPVVDNVSVNIQSGKITSFIGPNGAGKSTLLSMVSRLMDADTGEVLLDKSNVRKWKSDEFSKRVSILKQSNYMNVRLTIRELVSFGRFPYSKGRLNAEDTKMVDQAIEYMNLSDLENNYLDELSGGQRQRAFIAMVIAQDTEYILLDEPLNNLDMKHSVQIMKILRKLVEELGKTVVIVLHDINFASVYSDYIVALKDGRVIKDGPTHEIINSDALKEIYDMDIPIQEMNSCRICVYFNS
- a CDS encoding iron chelate uptake ABC transporter family permease subunit; this translates as MRNRTKMLILLALVLVSIILYLFQGLNGSYDYALPRRAIKVLAMALTGVAIAYSTVIFQTITHNRILTPSVMGLDSLYMLVQTCIYYFFGSMSILVINKNYNFFISVLAMIVFALLLYRFLFNAGKRPIYFLLLVGIIMGTFLGSISTFLQVLIDPNEFTSLQNKMFASFNNVNGDLVWIAMVIIVLSIMYGWRTIRELDVLSLGRDNAINLGVNYDKIVKRMLVLSAILIATSTGLVGPITFFGLIVANLSYQFFNTYKHSVLITGASLMSLIALIGGQWIVERIFTFDTTLSVIINFLGGIYFIYLLLKESRATS